A single genomic interval of Terriglobus albidus harbors:
- a CDS encoding EamA family transporter: MAQIILCFACIYLIWGSTFLAIHYAVIDLAPPIISGLRYFLSAPFIFLLCFFNRQSIRITSGEILRCTILGAFMLVGNNCLLVWAEKTVDSGFAAMVLAAIPIFIALLDSLVPGGDGLTRRGWAGLFLGFGGLMTLLWPTVRHISFSGTGKVFGSVLLLGAALSWAIGSVMSKRFKMQRDPMVLAGWQLLLGGGLNLVIATAMGSWAEARWTRPAVLGLAYLTVFGALIGFTAYVWLLHHVSVAKVATYAYVNPIVASILGIWLLHEGMGVYEWTGMFVILAAVALVNLSKVKRVG; encoded by the coding sequence ATGGCACAGATCATCCTGTGTTTTGCCTGCATTTATCTGATCTGGGGATCGACGTTTCTGGCGATTCACTATGCGGTGATCGATCTGGCGCCGCCGATCATCAGCGGCCTGCGGTACTTCCTGTCGGCTCCGTTCATCTTTCTGCTGTGCTTCTTCAACCGGCAATCGATCCGCATTACCTCGGGTGAGATCTTGCGCTGCACGATTCTGGGCGCGTTCATGCTGGTGGGTAATAACTGCCTGCTGGTGTGGGCAGAGAAGACGGTGGACTCCGGCTTTGCCGCGATGGTGCTGGCTGCGATTCCGATCTTTATCGCTCTGCTGGATTCGCTTGTCCCCGGCGGTGACGGACTTACCAGGCGTGGTTGGGCAGGACTCTTCCTTGGATTCGGCGGCCTGATGACGCTGCTGTGGCCGACGGTCCGTCACATCTCGTTCAGCGGTACGGGTAAGGTCTTCGGCAGTGTTCTCTTGCTGGGTGCGGCGTTGAGCTGGGCGATTGGCTCGGTGATGTCGAAGCGGTTCAAGATGCAGCGCGATCCTATGGTGCTGGCCGGCTGGCAACTGTTGCTTGGTGGTGGATTGAACCTGGTGATCGCTACGGCGATGGGCTCATGGGCAGAGGCGCGGTGGACGCGGCCCGCAGTCTTGGGGCTGGCGTATCTGACGGTCTTCGGTGCCTTGATCGGGTTTACGGCGTATGTGTGGCTGCTGCATCACGTCTCGGTGGCGAAGGTGGCGACATATGCGTATGTAAACCCGATTGTGGCATCGATCCTTGGGATCTGGCTGCTGCATGAGGGGATGGGCGTGTATGAGTGGACCGGGATGTTTGTGATTCTGGCGGCGGTGGCGCTGGTGAATCTGTCGAAGGTGAAGCGGGTGGGGTAG
- a CDS encoding DUF3011 domain-containing protein has translation MKQLRFLLFILSFLALGTLSLKAQSGTTDREGAKLTCASDDGKRHYCRADTSRGVRMLNQRSGSPCIQGDTWGYDRRGIWVDRGCRADFLVRADVFQGGGPGPQPYPGGPRPPDNGWSGPSNGVITCESNDMGRNYCRVPIRGGVRLIKQRSGSPCRQGETWGYDRGGIWVDRGCRADFAIR, from the coding sequence ATGAAGCAACTTCGATTCTTATTGTTTATCTTGAGTTTCCTTGCTCTCGGCACACTATCTCTTAAGGCTCAGAGTGGAACTACGGATCGTGAAGGCGCGAAGCTTACCTGCGCGTCCGATGATGGCAAGCGGCATTACTGCCGAGCCGATACCTCGCGTGGAGTCAGGATGCTGAATCAGCGTAGCGGGTCACCTTGCATACAGGGGGACACCTGGGGATACGATCGCCGCGGCATCTGGGTGGATCGTGGCTGCCGTGCCGATTTCCTTGTGAGAGCAGATGTGTTCCAGGGCGGTGGCCCGGGACCTCAGCCCTATCCGGGCGGCCCCAGACCACCGGACAATGGGTGGTCCGGTCCATCGAATGGTGTCATTACGTGTGAGTCCAACGACATGGGAAGGAACTATTGCCGTGTGCCCATCAGGGGCGGTGTGCGGCTGATCAAGCAACGCAGTGGGTCGCCTTGCAGGCAGGGCGAAACCTGGGGATATGACCGCGGCGGCATCTGGGTGGATCGCGGATGTCGCGCCGACTTCGCTATTCGTTGA
- a CDS encoding DinB family protein, protein MSAYTQPTDVMLLQPERLADDLAQALDSALPLLRQITDLESQQPRESGKWSPRQIIGHLIDSACNNHQRFVRLQIDREIHLPGYKQAEWVAVQHYAERPWKDLLNLWEGLNRHLVHVIAHTQKPHLAHEWITPDRAWTLGFLIEDYIAHMGHHLLQILPE, encoded by the coding sequence ATGTCCGCGTACACGCAACCCACCGACGTCATGCTGCTACAGCCCGAGAGGCTGGCCGACGATCTTGCCCAGGCTCTCGACAGCGCCCTGCCGCTTCTGCGCCAGATAACTGACCTGGAGTCGCAACAGCCGCGTGAGTCAGGGAAGTGGTCGCCACGGCAGATCATCGGGCACCTGATCGACTCCGCCTGCAACAACCACCAACGCTTCGTCCGCCTGCAGATCGATCGCGAGATCCATCTTCCCGGCTACAAGCAGGCCGAATGGGTCGCCGTGCAGCATTATGCGGAACGCCCGTGGAAAGATCTCCTGAATCTCTGGGAAGGGCTCAACCGTCATCTCGTCCACGTCATCGCGCATACCCAGAAGCCGCACCTCGCCCATGAGTGGATCACGCCGGACCGGGCCTGGACCCTCGGCTTCCTGATCGAGGACTACATCGCCCACATGGGCCACCATCTCCTGCAGATTCTTCCAGAGTGA
- a CDS encoding TIGR03435 family protein — MMKRLLVEFVVSCLIGVPGMAQSQMAQEKDPGVEVATVKPSNPDETGELCTIRGRHVLTINTPALDLIRFAFGLHPSQIIGAPEWLSKEKFDIDAVPASDGVLKNEQMWMMIRRILADRFHLKYEFVEKNLPAYALVKAGKDVGLKKSLRRPEDPWDFYGPSGELNVNNATMKNFAEGLSRGMVDKPVVDQTGIEGRYDFVLKWSGLNAVNDPNAPPGIFTALQEQVGLALKPTHADIKVLRIDHVERPGDN; from the coding sequence ATGATGAAGAGGCTGCTTGTTGAATTTGTTGTCAGCTGTCTTATCGGCGTGCCAGGTATGGCTCAGTCACAGATGGCCCAGGAGAAGGACCCCGGCGTAGAAGTAGCCACGGTTAAGCCCAGCAATCCTGATGAGACTGGAGAGCTCTGTACGATCCGGGGCCGGCATGTTCTGACCATCAATACACCGGCGTTAGATCTCATCCGATTTGCGTTTGGATTACATCCGAGCCAGATCATTGGAGCTCCGGAATGGCTGTCAAAGGAAAAGTTTGATATTGACGCTGTCCCTGCCAGCGACGGCGTTCTCAAGAACGAGCAAATGTGGATGATGATACGCAGGATTCTTGCGGACAGATTTCATCTGAAATATGAGTTCGTTGAGAAGAACCTGCCGGCGTACGCTCTGGTGAAAGCTGGGAAAGATGTCGGTCTGAAGAAATCTTTACGGCGTCCTGAGGATCCCTGGGATTTTTATGGTCCCAGCGGAGAACTCAACGTTAACAACGCGACCATGAAGAACTTTGCCGAAGGGCTGTCCCGAGGCATGGTGGATAAACCTGTCGTAGATCAGACCGGCATTGAGGGACGATACGACTTCGTTCTCAAGTGGAGCGGCTTGAATGCTGTCAATGATCCGAACGCGCCGCCAGGAATCTTTACGGCGTTACAGGAACAGGTCGGACTAGCACTGAAGCCCACACACGCGGATATCAAAGTTTTGCGGATTGATCATGTCGAGCGTCCAGGTGACAACTGA
- a CDS encoding VWA domain-containing protein: protein MLAQAGSQRVPETDVPIRTTARLVLAPAIIRDRSGEFVSGLRSEDFELTDNGAMQTLRVEQTKGQPVALVVVMQTGDGALREFQNYQTLTRLLKIADPETLQKVAFVTFDSKPRQVWNFPPLRDGVQYAMNHPESGDRGASILDAVGQALDLLRQQPAAMRKMILLLSQSRDDGSQISLSDLAQRLGEANVMVYSVTFPAAPGMASRSKRLGCNAGQLVLPKELARLCEDTALQLATLSGGEHIDVTKSAALDRSVSVLRDAFLNSYLLSFRPGSPDAGPHLLSLKIRTAGSPYAVSFRRFYWVR from the coding sequence ATGCTTGCGCAGGCCGGATCGCAGAGAGTACCGGAAACGGATGTTCCGATAAGAACTACCGCGCGCCTAGTATTGGCGCCTGCGATCATCCGCGATCGGTCCGGGGAGTTTGTATCCGGGTTGAGATCTGAGGACTTCGAACTCACTGACAACGGTGCAATGCAAACTCTTCGCGTCGAGCAGACAAAGGGGCAGCCCGTTGCACTTGTTGTTGTCATGCAAACGGGTGATGGAGCTCTTCGGGAGTTTCAGAACTATCAGACTCTGACGCGCCTTCTGAAGATTGCTGATCCGGAAACTCTTCAGAAGGTGGCGTTCGTTACCTTCGACAGCAAACCGCGCCAGGTATGGAACTTCCCTCCGTTGAGGGATGGAGTGCAGTATGCGATGAATCATCCTGAGAGCGGGGATCGAGGCGCATCCATTCTGGATGCTGTCGGTCAGGCACTCGATCTGTTGCGGCAGCAACCGGCTGCGATGCGGAAGATGATCCTTTTACTCAGCCAGTCCCGGGATGATGGAAGTCAGATTTCTCTTTCGGACCTGGCGCAACGGCTCGGGGAAGCAAACGTCATGGTCTATAGTGTGACCTTTCCAGCAGCGCCAGGTATGGCATCCAGAAGCAAGCGTTTGGGGTGCAATGCCGGTCAACTTGTTCTCCCCAAGGAACTCGCACGTCTTTGTGAAGATACGGCTCTTCAGCTTGCGACTCTCTCCGGCGGAGAGCATATCGACGTGACAAAGAGCGCTGCATTGGATCGAAGTGTTAGCGTTCTTCGAGATGCCTTTTTGAACAGCTACCTCCTGAGCTTCCGGCCAGGTTCTCCGGACGCAGGCCCCCACCTGCTTTCTCTGAAAATCAGGACAGCTGGATCACCGTATGCAGTCTCATTTCGCCGGTTTTATTGGGTTCGATAG
- a CDS encoding YcbK family protein has protein sequence MPLYMPAPLRSLVSARKLTALAAITLLGISTPFANAGKAASHRHPRLHALAHAFANVALPGVGLLPDEEDDVPTDGQKYELKLAHPYTGEMINVVYRIGDTYIPEALDQLNHFLCDSHNQQVTPIDPRTFDVLHTMLAKLNKPDGVIDILSGYRSKETNDALRASGTTNAAEHSQHIEAKAIDLRVSGVSAKLLRDAALSLEAGGVGYYPRSQFVHVDVGPTRQWTYTASHARRRHSRRTKRS, from the coding sequence TTGCCCCTGTACATGCCTGCGCCTCTTCGGTCCCTCGTCTCGGCTCGCAAACTGACGGCCCTCGCCGCCATCACTCTTCTAGGCATCTCGACTCCATTTGCAAACGCCGGCAAAGCGGCGTCTCATCGGCATCCGCGCCTTCACGCCCTGGCGCATGCCTTTGCCAATGTGGCTCTGCCGGGAGTCGGCCTTCTTCCCGATGAAGAAGACGACGTTCCTACCGACGGCCAGAAGTATGAGCTGAAGCTCGCCCATCCCTACACCGGCGAGATGATCAACGTGGTCTATCGCATCGGCGATACCTACATTCCCGAAGCGCTCGACCAGCTGAACCACTTCCTGTGCGACAGCCACAACCAGCAGGTCACGCCCATCGATCCCCGCACCTTCGACGTGCTGCACACCATGCTGGCCAAGCTGAACAAGCCCGATGGCGTCATCGACATCCTCTCCGGCTACCGCTCGAAAGAGACCAACGACGCACTGCGCGCCAGCGGCACCACCAACGCCGCCGAACATTCGCAGCACATTGAGGCCAAGGCGATCGACCTCCGCGTTTCGGGTGTCTCCGCAAAGCTGCTGCGCGATGCAGCACTGTCGCTCGAAGCGGGTGGCGTAGGCTACTATCCCCGCTCCCAGTTCGTGCACGTCGATGTAGGCCCAACCCGCCAGTGGACCTATACCGCTTCACACGCACGCCGCAGACACTCGCGTAGAACGAAACGCTCGTAA
- a CDS encoding TIGR03435 family protein, whose protein sequence is MALVFGALAVLPPAFGQAAEEPNLDRFVYEVVSIRPDHPGSVGGGARVSITDTRLEVSHLPLNELVHLAYGVQDLQIQNMPKWMSQESFSVEATVDPEITEALRKLEPDVRRAAHQHMMQALLADRFHLVVRQEQKELPVYVLTVAPNGPKLQPADPSNQYENGVTYPGGPLGPRKVGYAFGQGSIKMPGQGVTIRQLVERLNQRLSVHFQRVFVDETKLEGIYDFELDFSVPWVTEYGFIPPGRDVREEQGDSLFSAIQSQLGLKLISAKRPVPVITIEHVERPTEN, encoded by the coding sequence ATGGCATTGGTCTTTGGTGCGCTGGCTGTTCTTCCGCCGGCGTTCGGACAGGCCGCGGAAGAACCGAACCTCGACCGCTTTGTCTATGAGGTCGTCTCCATTCGACCCGATCATCCCGGGAGTGTGGGAGGAGGAGCGCGCGTGTCCATTACCGATACGCGCCTCGAAGTGAGTCATCTGCCTCTGAACGAGTTGGTCCACCTGGCCTATGGTGTACAGGACCTCCAGATCCAGAATATGCCGAAGTGGATGAGTCAGGAATCCTTCTCCGTCGAGGCGACCGTTGACCCGGAGATAACGGAGGCCCTACGCAAATTAGAGCCGGATGTTCGCCGCGCCGCTCATCAACATATGATGCAGGCCCTGCTCGCTGATCGTTTTCACTTGGTGGTGCGGCAAGAACAAAAGGAGCTTCCCGTCTATGTCCTGACAGTCGCCCCGAACGGACCGAAGCTGCAACCTGCGGACCCCTCGAACCAGTACGAGAACGGAGTCACCTATCCCGGCGGGCCATTGGGACCTCGCAAAGTGGGGTATGCGTTTGGACAAGGTTCGATCAAGATGCCAGGTCAGGGCGTCACAATTCGTCAGTTGGTCGAGCGGCTGAATCAGAGACTTAGTGTTCATTTCCAACGAGTGTTTGTCGATGAGACAAAGCTCGAGGGAATCTATGACTTTGAGCTCGACTTCAGCGTGCCCTGGGTGACGGAGTACGGCTTCATTCCGCCGGGCCGTGACGTGCGGGAGGAGCAGGGGGATTCGTTGTTCTCTGCCATTCAAAGTCAGCTTGGATTGAAGTTGATTTCCGCGAAGCGGCCGGTTCCGGTTATCACGATCGAGCACGTGGAACGACCTACTGAAAATTGA
- a CDS encoding YraN family protein: MPGLQQHTLLWLEQLASMLGRRPSQPKHLRVGERGEDAAFWHLRRHGYTVVARRWRWAGVPGGDVDIIAWHGPTLCFIEVKTRSKRDLVPAEFAVDDPKQRMLRRLASAYVRHFPDKVRDSIVIRFDVVSVYLNETACELMEGAF; this comes from the coding sequence ATGCCCGGACTTCAACAACATACGTTGCTCTGGCTGGAACAGCTTGCCTCGATGCTGGGCCGTCGACCCTCGCAACCGAAGCATCTGCGTGTCGGTGAGCGTGGTGAAGACGCCGCCTTCTGGCATCTGCGACGGCACGGTTACACGGTTGTAGCCCGGCGATGGCGCTGGGCCGGTGTTCCCGGCGGCGACGTAGACATCATCGCCTGGCACGGGCCAACACTCTGCTTCATCGAGGTGAAGACACGCAGCAAGCGCGACCTGGTACCGGCGGAGTTCGCTGTCGATGACCCCAAGCAACGAATGCTGCGCCGCCTGGCATCGGCCTACGTACGGCATTTCCCGGACAAAGTACGCGACAGCATCGTCATCCGCTTCGACGTGGTCTCGGTGTACCTTAACGAAACCGCCTGTGAGCTGATGGAAGGAGCCTTCTGA
- a CDS encoding TIGR03435 family protein: protein MLAIVVGAISVPLQAQASSKEATSVEAPDWQVAAGEKLAFEVASVKPSAPDSQPRVNFTLGPGDVYASTGGRFLASSINLLDYIRFAYKLTDGQAEILRANAPDWITTERFDIQAMSKTPNPTKDQMRLMMQALLAERFKLGIHAEVRELPVLALVLIKPGKPGPQLRPHPTSDSTCSDVMAPMSEDSDSRHALESPTVCGGLVSTGVPGAPSHVRLTGRKVSLTLLAAHLGEMGHYDRPIVDQTGLTGTFDLVLEWGADPPGSTDSPHRDDNQSLLQEALKTELGLKLERTRAPSTAFFIDHLDRQPTQN, encoded by the coding sequence TTGCTAGCGATTGTCGTTGGAGCGATCAGCGTACCGCTGCAGGCACAGGCGAGTTCGAAGGAAGCTACTTCTGTTGAGGCGCCTGATTGGCAGGTGGCAGCCGGCGAGAAGCTTGCTTTTGAAGTAGCTAGCGTGAAGCCAAGCGCGCCGGACAGCCAGCCCAGAGTGAACTTTACCCTGGGGCCTGGTGATGTCTATGCGAGTACCGGCGGCAGGTTCCTTGCAAGTAGCATCAACCTGCTCGACTACATTCGCTTTGCCTACAAGCTCACCGATGGGCAAGCGGAGATATTGCGTGCCAACGCTCCCGATTGGATAACGACAGAGCGGTTCGACATTCAGGCAATGTCTAAGACTCCGAACCCGACAAAAGACCAGATGCGTCTGATGATGCAAGCCCTGCTTGCCGAGCGTTTCAAACTCGGCATCCATGCGGAGGTGCGTGAACTGCCTGTCCTGGCTTTGGTTCTTATCAAACCGGGAAAACCTGGTCCGCAGCTTCGGCCGCATCCTACGAGTGACAGCACATGCTCGGACGTTATGGCGCCTATGAGTGAGGATTCCGATTCAAGACATGCGCTTGAAAGTCCGACAGTTTGTGGTGGCCTGGTAAGTACGGGTGTGCCAGGCGCGCCAAGTCATGTTCGTCTTACTGGGCGAAAAGTTTCGCTCACATTGCTTGCCGCTCATCTAGGTGAAATGGGGCATTATGACCGTCCCATTGTCGACCAGACTGGTTTGACGGGGACGTTCGATCTTGTTCTTGAATGGGGAGCAGATCCTCCGGGTTCAACTGATTCTCCACATCGGGATGACAATCAATCTCTCCTGCAAGAGGCATTGAAGACCGAGCTTGGACTGAAGCTGGAACGGACGAGAGCGCCTTCGACAGCGTTCTTTATAGACCATCTGGATCGGCAACCGACGCAGAATTAG
- a CDS encoding class I SAM-dependent methyltransferase yields the protein MQDNGWDRSAQAWIADMGEQGDWGRRTFLDEAMLARVRAGGFRSALDVGCGEGRFCRRLQEMGIATTGIDPTEALLQHARLCDPAGSYLKAAAEQTPFADGAFDLVISYVSLVDIEAYEAAIAEMARVLAVGGRLLVANLTSFSTARAGNGWEYDLLGRAKHFTIDRYLESRGNKESWRGIKVINWHRPLSDYMRAFLAQSLVLTHFDEPAPVEDCSAKADKYRRVPWYVVMEWEKR from the coding sequence ATGCAAGACAACGGGTGGGACCGCTCGGCCCAGGCCTGGATCGCCGATATGGGTGAGCAGGGCGACTGGGGCCGTCGGACATTTCTGGATGAGGCAATGCTGGCGCGTGTACGTGCGGGCGGCTTTCGCTCTGCTTTGGATGTTGGTTGTGGCGAGGGCCGCTTCTGCCGCAGGCTGCAGGAGATGGGTATTGCCACCACCGGTATCGATCCGACAGAAGCGTTGCTACAGCATGCACGTCTGTGCGATCCGGCAGGCAGCTATCTCAAGGCGGCAGCGGAACAGACGCCGTTTGCGGATGGCGCTTTCGATCTGGTCATCAGCTATGTGAGCCTGGTGGATATCGAAGCCTACGAGGCGGCCATTGCGGAGATGGCGCGTGTGCTGGCTGTAGGCGGTCGGTTGCTGGTGGCCAATCTCACCAGCTTCTCAACGGCGCGTGCCGGTAATGGATGGGAGTACGACCTGCTGGGCCGTGCGAAACACTTCACTATCGATCGTTATCTGGAATCTCGGGGCAACAAGGAGAGCTGGCGGGGAATCAAGGTGATCAACTGGCATCGGCCGTTATCAGACTATATGCGGGCGTTTCTCGCACAAAGTCTGGTGCTGACGCATTTCGATGAGCCGGCCCCGGTGGAGGATTGTTCGGCGAAGGCCGATAAGTATCGGCGGGTTCCCTGGTATGTGGTGATGGAGTGGGAGAAGAGATAG
- a CDS encoding alpha/beta fold hydrolase, producing MFRGMQSILIGLPFLLFIALHAQEKVDSSPHTAQMISVEQGVSLEVLDWGGTGRPLVLLTGLADNAHIFDDFAPKLTANYHAYGVTRRGRGISSYPEAKAANYSATRLGEDVLAVIDTLHLNKPVLVGHSIAGEELSYIGSHHPEKVAGLIYMDAGYPYALYRTSGVLHLDAIELRKQLHQFITGYRMEPVQDYDGLIANIERVEKEIKEQQQETQGLPPTPVSPRMTPELFAMMEAEERFTTIHAPALVLVADEDISSASGDDLQSRANAVRQALQRRDKEQQVTAFAQQVPSAHVVRIPHANHYVFRSNEAEVLREINTFISSLPPAN from the coding sequence ATGTTCCGCGGAATGCAATCGATCTTAATCGGTCTCCCCTTTCTGCTATTCATCGCGCTTCATGCTCAAGAGAAGGTTGATTCATCACCTCACACTGCCCAGATGATCTCCGTGGAGCAAGGCGTCAGCCTGGAGGTGCTCGACTGGGGAGGTACCGGGCGGCCGTTGGTGTTGCTAACAGGTTTGGCCGACAACGCCCATATCTTCGATGACTTCGCTCCGAAGCTCACTGCCAACTATCACGCCTATGGCGTTACTCGCCGGGGTCGCGGCATTTCCAGTTATCCGGAAGCCAAGGCGGCAAACTATAGCGCCACCCGGCTTGGTGAAGACGTGCTGGCTGTCATCGATACGCTGCATCTCAACAAGCCTGTTCTGGTGGGGCATTCCATCGCAGGGGAAGAATTAAGCTACATCGGGTCGCATCATCCTGAGAAGGTTGCCGGCCTCATTTACATGGACGCCGGCTATCCCTACGCTCTCTATCGAACCAGCGGGGTATTGCACCTTGACGCGATTGAATTACGAAAGCAGCTCCATCAATTCATTACGGGGTACAGGATGGAGCCGGTGCAGGACTACGACGGCCTAATTGCCAACATCGAGCGCGTGGAGAAGGAGATCAAAGAACAACAGCAAGAGACGCAAGGTCTCCCTCCCACTCCCGTGAGTCCGAGAATGACTCCGGAGCTTTTCGCCATGATGGAAGCCGAGGAACGGTTCACCACCATTCATGCGCCTGCTCTTGTGCTCGTTGCGGATGAAGATATCTCCAGCGCATCCGGAGACGATCTCCAATCCCGTGCCAATGCCGTGAGACAGGCTCTCCAGCGACGCGACAAGGAGCAGCAGGTGACGGCCTTCGCGCAACAAGTCCCTTCGGCCCATGTGGTCCGAATTCCGCATGCGAACCATTATGTCTTCCGTTCCAACGAGGCTGAAGTGCTGCGCGAGATCAACACGTTTATCTCGTCGCTACCTCCGGCAAACTAG